In the genome of Nymphaea colorata isolate Beijing-Zhang1983 chromosome 9, ASM883128v2, whole genome shotgun sequence, one region contains:
- the LOC116260653 gene encoding peroxidase 4-like, translated as MAATPGYRFCAVSLAIILGISFFFSGIATAQLSVSFYAKTCPSVFETVRAGVRSALNAETRMGASILRLFFHDCFVNGCDGGILLDVDNGEKEAVPNLTLRGFEVIDSIKSQVDGSCGGGAVVSCSDILAIAARDSVVEMGGPTYEVPLGRRDARTSNKDDASQLPSPFKDLDDLAKKFQNKGFSMREMVALSGAHTVGFARCSIFRERIYNETDIDPDFAATLQNVCPRTDDDGDGGDVLAPLDHLSPMRFGNNYFQALLNRRGLLHSDQVLFNGGSADEIVRTYANDGKAFSVDFANAMVKLGNLIPPTDDGEVRVSCRRVN; from the exons ATGGCGGCTACACCTGGATATCGTTTCTGCGCTGTTTCTCTTGCGATCATTCTCGgtatctccttcttcttctccggTATTGCCACGGCGCAGTTATCTGTCTCCTTCTACGCCAAGACTTGTCCGTCCGTCTTCGAAACGGTGCGTGCTGGTGTGAGGTCGGCTCTCAATGCGGAAACACGTATGGGAGCATCCATTCTGCGTCTCTTCTTCCATGATTGCTTTGTCAAT GGATGCGATGGAGGTATCCTTCTTGATGTTGACAACGGAGAGAAGGAGGCTGTCCCTAACCTCACCCTCAGGGGATTCGAAGTCATCGACAGTATCAAGTCGCAGGTCGACGGTAGTTGCGGCGGCGGCGCCGTTGTTTCCTGCTCTGACATCCTCGCCATTGCTGCTCGCGACTCCGTCGTAGAG ATGGGAGGACCGACTTATGAGGTGCCCTTGGGAAGGAGAGATGCCAGGACTTCCAACAAAGACGATGCCAGCCAGTTGCCGTCACCATTCAAAGACCTGGACGACCTCGCCAAGAAGTTTCAGAACAAGGGGTTCAGCATGAGGGAGATGGTCGCCCTTTCCGGTGCTCACACCGTCGGCTTCGCTCGCTGCAGCATCTTCCGCGAACGCATCTATAACGAGACCGACATCGACCCCGACTTTGCTGCCACGCTCCAAAACGTCTGTCCGAGGACCGAcgacgacggcgacggcggcgacgtCTTGGCGCCGTTGGACCATCTGAGCCCCATGCGGTTCGGCAACAACTACTTCCAGGCGCTGCTGAACAGGAGGGGCCTGCTTCATTCGGACCAAGTCCTCTTCAATGGCGGCTCTGCAGACGAAATTGTCAGGACATACGCCAATGACGGCAAAGCTTTCAGTGTGGACTTCGCCAACGCCATGGTGAAGTTGGGAAACTTGATCCCTCCCACCGACGATGGGGAGGTGAGAGTGAGCTGCCGGAGGGTCAACTGA